In Humulus lupulus chromosome 7, drHumLupu1.1, whole genome shotgun sequence, the following are encoded in one genomic region:
- the LOC133792072 gene encoding protein FAR1-RELATED SEQUENCE 9-like produces the protein MTKLRHVEREDDYNSRHSSPPIRGPKNALKTYHEMCAKLYTRNMYYKVANQIKAEHVYFVNNCEDNGESFSYSLSKFQHEDRVYNVHYHPQEETFTCHCLLFETDGYPCRHIWAVMKYRHIKIVPQSLLLKRWSKNAKADLPLELKQHSTKKQQLFEMARQASLALYTNLLSYYTSKSEQSYTKAKQEVATLTAMFKDAVPLESNTGDNDSGRYQTYQENENITRDPTPCRTKGSTYARNNRDNVSIDMSDGAIKTKRKCSNCYSADHNRRTCPQLVGLPLPHSQQPSPSKRA, from the coding sequence ATGACAAAGTTGAGGCACGTCGAGAGAGAAGATGATTACAATAGTCGACACAGTAGTCCTCCAATACGaggtcccaaaaatgctcttaagaCGTACCATGAGATGTGTGCCAAATTATACACTAGAAATATGTACTATAAAGTGGCTAATCAAATCAAAGCGGAACATGTGTACTTTGTCAACAATTGTGAAGACAACGGTGAATCATTCTCCTACAGTTTATCAAAGTTCCAACACGAGGATAGAGTGTACAACGTTCATTACCACCCACAAGAGGAGACATTCACCTGTCACTGCTTGCTTTTTGAGACAGACGGCTATCCGTGTAGACATATTTGGGCCGTAATGAAATACCGTCATATAAAGATAGTACCACAGTCTCTCCTGCTGAAACGGTGGAGTAAGAATGCAAAAGCAGACCTCCCCCTCGAACTAAAGCAACACTCCACAAAAAAGCAACAGTTATTTGAAATGGCTAGGCAGGCATCCCTCGCTTTGTATACAAACTTGTTGAGCTATTACACTTCCAAGTCTGAGCAATCTTACACCAAAGCAAAACAAGAAGTGGCAACACTAACTGCAATGTTCAAGGATGCAGTTCCATTGGAATCAAACACCGGTGACAACGACTCGGGACGATATCAAACCTATCAAGAAAATGAAAACATTACCAGGGACCCAACACCTTGTAGAACTAAAGGATCCACCTATGCAAGAAACAATAGGGACAATGTTTCGATAGATATGTCGGATGGAGCCATTAAAACTAAAAGGAAGTGTTCGAACTGTTATTCTGCAGACCACAATCGAAGAACATGCCCTCAGCTGGTCGGTCTACCGCTTCCTCACAGTCAACAACCCTCACCAAGTAAGAGAGCTTAG